TGACATAGAAACATACCTGCCGGACAAAACCTGGACAGGAAAATATGGAAATCCAACGGATTATATACCTAAAAATATTCTAGATCAAATCAGCTGATTTCGGGAATCAAATATTTTATCTCCGCTACCGCACGAATCCTTTCGTGTGATTCCTAATATTATAAACACGCTCTTACCCTTTTAATAAAACACGACACCTGAAACATAGGCCCTGATCATAATATTTAATTATATTTGAAGATCAACTAATCAACCATTAAGATGAGCGACAGCCAACATGAAATAAAACTCAGGCCAACAACAGTTGCTGATTTAGATATTCTTTATCAGTTCCAGATTGATGATGGAGCCTGTCATCTGGCAGCATTTACTTCAAAGGACTCTGCCAATAAAGAAACCTATCTAACCAAATATACCCAATTACTGAAAGATCCAACCGTTAACAACCAAACTATTTTTGCCGATACTGTTATCGCTGGAAGCATAGCAAAGTTTGTCATGGAGGGCGATGCAGAAATCACCTACTGGATTGATAAAGCTTTCTGGGGAAAAGGTGTAGCCACAACGGCATTAAAAGATTTCCTTAAGATTGAAAAAACAAGACCTATTTTTGGACGTGTAGCCTTTGACAATATAGGCTCACAGAAGGTTCTTGAAAAATGTGGCTTTGTAAAAATTGGTACTGACAAAGGTTTTGCCAATGCCCGGCAGGCGGAAATTGAAGAATTTATCTACAAACTTGATGTTTAATTTCAAAAATGTAGAAATCTCAATGTTCCCGGCTCTCCGATGTCTCCTGACTTCGGAGTATACATTACAAAATTTATTGATTATATTGGATCAAAGGCGGGAGACTTTGCGCAATAAGAAATTCATTAAGCAAAGAAAAGCCTGACCGGAAGGAAATGCGTTGAGAATATCATGACTATTTTTTACTGAAAAATATGAATTATTATTTACTGAGACATGAAATTAATGAAAATGACATTTATGTTAATATTGAACAGCAAGGTTCATTAGAATTGCTGTCACAAGGAAAAACTCCCAAAATATCCAGAACTTATTATACAGGTGAAAATATAACAGATTATATTTCCCTCGGAGGATTTGGAATTTCTTATAAAGCCATGTCATTTTTTAAAAGTGAATGTGGTGAAGACCTTAGCTTTATTTCTACAGTGATATATAGGAAGGACACTGATGAACCATTACCTATTTACTTAACCAAAGTGAATCAGGAAATTGACTGTATAGATGATGAAAAATCTGAACTGTTTATGCTAAGTGATAAAAAAGTAAGACGGATTAAAAGATTATTTTTTAAAAATAATATCACTGAAAACATTTTCAGAGTCAGGGGATTAAAGGACAGGGTTTTTGTAAGTGAAAATTTAAAAAATAAAATGATGAATCTGGGTCTGAAAGGTTTTGAGTTTATTCCTGTTGAAGAATTTACTTTTTAAATCTATCTTTATCAACCCTGAACAATACCGGGATCGGGAATTAAAAAACAGGAAACAATGAAAATAAGCA
This region of Chryseobacterium vaccae genomic DNA includes:
- a CDS encoding imm11 family protein codes for the protein MNYYLLRHEINENDIYVNIEQQGSLELLSQGKTPKISRTYYTGENITDYISLGGFGISYKAMSFFKSECGEDLSFISTVIYRKDTDEPLPIYLTKVNQEIDCIDDEKSELFMLSDKKVRRIKRLFFKNNITENIFRVRGLKDRVFVSENLKNKMMNLGLKGFEFIPVEEFTF
- a CDS encoding GNAT family N-acetyltransferase encodes the protein MSDSQHEIKLRPTTVADLDILYQFQIDDGACHLAAFTSKDSANKETYLTKYTQLLKDPTVNNQTIFADTVIAGSIAKFVMEGDAEITYWIDKAFWGKGVATTALKDFLKIEKTRPIFGRVAFDNIGSQKVLEKCGFVKIGTDKGFANARQAEIEEFIYKLDV